CCACTTGCACCCCTCATGCGAGGGTTGGTCATCCCTCTCTATAGTAGTCCTCATGTGATGATTGGTCGCCCTCCTCCATCGATGGCCCTTATGCAAGGGTTGGCTGCCCCCCTTCACCGTGCATAGGTTCGTCCCTCCATCAACTTCGAGTAAGCATCATCATCATAAATTATTGGGTTTCGATGAGCACGATAGTGGAGGTGATGATTAAGGAGTTGGGCTACGTAGAGACGGAGCAAAGCAgataaataagtaaaataaccCTTAGAAAAAGTATTGTTTCAGAAATTTCAAAAAGTACGAgtctttttcaaaaaaattatcattatatatatatatatatatatatatatatatatatatatatacatatatatatatagaggatatcataaaaaaaactttTTACTTTGCAAAAAATTTGACAAAGCAATCAAGATTTTCTAAATAGACTTGTGATTATgtgaaaagatcattttatctCCTAAGACCTATTATTGTCTCCATCATTCTATCGTCACTTGAAGCCCTCGCACTAGAGTTTGTTATTATTTGTAATTTCCTTGTTATCGTGTGGGACTATCCCTCTCCACCTATAGGTCTCATGTGAAGGCTACTCATCCCCCTTCACTTGCACCTCTCATACGAGGGTTAGTCGACCCCTTTCATCTTGCATGAGTTCGTCTCCCTCCACTTGCAACCCCCATGCGAGGGTTGGTCGTCCCCTTTCACCGTGCACGGGTTCGCCCCCTATCAACTCCGAGCGAGCATCACTATCATAAGTCATTAGGTTTCGACGATAGCGATAGTAGAGGTGATGGTTAACGATCTAGGTTGGGCGAGTTGGAGCAGAAATGATGGAAGAGTAAAATAATTCTTAGAAAAAATATTGTTTCAGAAATTTCTAATTTGAATATATTATATCACTTATTGCTTCTTAGAAATTAGTCCATCCTTAATTGGGTACAACAAAAAATCTCTTATAGCTTATAAGTAAGTATATCAGTGTTCTTTTATAGCTTATGTTTTTTAGATTTATgataaataattgaaatatttatcGTAGTATCAGAATACATCATAAGTTCAAATATCTACACAGTACTCATTTGCATCATATATTCTGTGTCTTGTTCATTTACAAGTCTAAACTGCTTTATTGGTGAGATGATATATTAAGActcataaatatattaaattattttataataacttAAGATTTTTGGACTTATGACAATGAAATTTTCTACCAAAGTcaatattctctttttttttttgtttttaaatgaatatgggtgttcaaattaaaactgaattGGTTCAACTCCAATTGATtatcaataatttgattttaaaaattataaacagTTTGAGATTTCTTCTTTTCGGTAAATAATTCAGATTAAATGGGatcaattttataaatttttttaaataattagatTCCATGAATTAATGATCATGTAGTAGCGGTGTCGATCCGATTCCAATATCATTTCTCAATTACACAAACCTTGTCGTGTTGATCTAATTGAATTCTGATTCGATTTaatcaatttatttaaaatatatttttaattatttaaaattataaattagttAATCGGTTAATTGACCCGATCGAATTAATTAGGTAGGTTTCGATTCTTTCCTAACTTATTTTAATCGAATCGAATCGAAAGTCAATTCAGTTCATTTTAGCCCTTAACAATTCCGTTCTAATCGACTATAATGTCTATTAGCATCAATAATGATAATTTCACAAAGTTTGTATCGTTAACTTTGTGCGTTTATAGATTGTAACGGTGATAGTTCttgtaaactataaaaaaaatcacaCATTTAATTTACAAGATCACACTCTTTCTATTCAACCTTTTCTATCTATCAATCTCGATATCATTAACTTAGGtttcaaaaaattcatattaaattttttttccgATATCGATCTTGATAAGAGAGAGACACATTCAATGGCTTGATATTACTCAGAAACActccacattaaaaaaaaaaacattgaattCTATTCACGCAAGTCCGACTCGGATCATATTGGGGCTGAACAGTACTCACGAATGTGACCACCGACGAGGGAGAAAACATCCATCATGATCTCTTTGGAGTGACACCTTTCGGATAATGACagcacccacaaaagagagatgaTGAATGGATCACAAAGCATGTTCGATGCTACCTTTTGTCTCCTCTACTACTTAGATATCGATCTTTCTCCTAATATGGAGTGTTTTGCTTGTAGTTATCTATACATCGATCACTATATTTTTTTCTAAgtgattaaatatattaaaataatgattTAATCTATTGATATGGACAAAGATTTCATGTCACTTAGATGCTAATATGCGATGATGTTAACTCTCCTCCGAGAATTGTTTGCATCTCTGAAACAAACAAAAAGACTGATTAGAATTAATAGGAGTCTCAACATATAATATTGTTGTTGTAAATAAACTATATCAATCTACTAAATAATACCAAAAATAAGAAGACTAAAACTCATTTCAACATCGTCACAACTTCGCTATATCAATACGATATGATATACCGTTATCCTCTCGACACTATAAAAAGATACGAATAACAACGTAATATAGAATCGTCTTTTTCTTTATTATTCTTCTAGAAAGTATTTCCTAACTTGAGTATTGGAGAACAAAAGTCTCGTCCCATTTGACGAATTtacagtaaaaaaataaaaaatatatatatggcacaaaggagagagagagagagagagagagagagagagagagaaaaagaatgcTCCCTGAACTTTAGCAACCGGCCAAATCGGGTGCTTGTGTGATACGGATCCAATGCTTTCTTATTAGCTTTAGTGAACACTAATGCTCACTTTGGCATCGAGAGCAAGAAATGTGTGCCTCCTATTTCCAAAGTGCCGGCTTTATGTGATGATTCGGTGTCGTCTTAAGGTTGGCGAGTCTCATTGGATGTGTACTTTTATTTGTTTTATGATGATAGATGCGTTCTTTCCGCATTGGAACGCAGGGAATCTTCTTTCGAGGCATCACGAGATGTATAAGATTTGAATGCATCTAGCAAACATTACCATTGAATGCTTAATTCGAATAAGAATCGTCTTCCTTATATTTGATTTATTAGAAATATTATTTAAAGAATAACGATGAAgataaaatataaactcataatttTACGATAATGAATCTTCTTTCGAGGCATCACGAGATGTATGAGTTATGTTATGAATaaaatttgaatgcatcttcttataTTTGATTTCTTAGAAAGATTATGTAAAGAACAAATGACGTTGAAGACGAAATACAAACTCAGAATCTTACGATAAATTATCATAACTTTTATCACATAAGTTAATTGAtactaattatatttttttgctcCGATATTatatgatttaatatagataaaCTAATCAGTGGATAAGAACTATTATGGTATCATTTCTTTAATGAAAGAGGGTGGGGTGAAGACATATTAAACTATATCATTAATTGATTCTAATGTTATGGTTTGACTCAAAGGAAAGATGAGTTGATTTTAAAGATTCGATCCAGTTGGAGATTCGataatttaaaagaaaaatacatctaaTTTAACTTTTATTAATCGATCAATAATGCCAATAATAATAAGACAAGACTTGGATTTCTTTTAATTTTAGGGGTGGTATCATGTGAAACGGCACGAATCTTATGGTCCAGATGTTGCGCTCTGCTTACATCTACAAGATTTCCTTCTTTATTACCCTTCATTTTTTGCTTccgaaatataataataattccaCCTGAATCATCACATCACAGCCGTCAAAATCTCATCCAACGGACAGATCTCACCGGCTTCCCTCGCCGAAATCGATGCTCTTAAAAAGCTCGGAGAGCATCACCGCTCGCCGAATTCGAACCTTCTCGCTCCTCCGAGCCTCCTTCGAGGTGGTCGACTGTGGCTTCTTCGATCTGAGTTCTACGGTTTCGAGTAAATTTCTAGGGCTTATTGGAGTCCTCGACGCCTTGTGCGGTTCGAGTTTagatttttcttcctcttctgcgCTCCTAGCGATGGCGGATCTGAGAAGACGGCCTCCGAAGAACGGACTCGAGAAGACGATCTGGGTCTCCAAGATCGGCTTTTTCCTTCTCGGAATCCTTGCCTTCGGCGTCGCGGCGCGGCTCGCCGTCCCCACGGCCACCGGAGTGCTCGCCTCCGCTCTCCCCCGCTTCTGGGCTTCCCTCTGCTCTTGGCTCGTACCGCCGTACCTCTTCGTCTTCATTCAGTTCATCGTCCTTGCTATATGGAAGCTGTCAGACCAAAAGCAGCCGCACCGGGATCCGTGCGCGGTCGAGGAAAGGAAGCAGGAAACCTTGGATCCTGTGAAGACCCGAGCTTTCGAGCTTCCTCCTACTGTCTCTCTCCCGCGGGAGCCGTCCGACGCGTGCACGAGGGAGCTGGAGGAGAAGCCCGCGGCTTCCTCTGCCTTCGAGACCGAGACGAGTACCGAACCATCGG
This DNA window, taken from Musa acuminata AAA Group cultivar baxijiao chromosome BXJ3-7, Cavendish_Baxijiao_AAA, whole genome shotgun sequence, encodes the following:
- the LOC135643125 gene encoding uncharacterized protein LOC135643125, which encodes MLLKSSESITARRIRTFSLLRASFEVVDCGFFDLSSTVSSKFLGLIGVLDALCGSSLDFSSSSALLAMADLRRRPPKNGLEKTIWVSKIGFFLLGILAFGVAARLAVPTATGVLASALPRFWASLCSWLVPPYLFVFIQFIVLAIWKLSDQKQPHRDPCAVEERKQETLDPVKTRAFELPPTVSLPREPSDACTRELEEKPAASSAFETETSTEPSAESGDLLEEAELAAAAADSAVENDSTETTWEAIMEKPSQGRDPRPMEAVETNGGEPSATAAGENDSMEATWKAIMEKSSRETRPLEAVAITEREPSAAEEESPADNDSMEATWKAIMEKSSRGSGARTHL